One Glycine soja cultivar W05 chromosome 2, ASM419377v2, whole genome shotgun sequence genomic region harbors:
- the LOC114390129 gene encoding uncharacterized protein LOC114390129, whose product MAAIHDDGQVGFEEGMLWLPSHVLDEACDTKVCLRNRHQKLQNHQQMHQKRHHKSPGEPKSQYSKSAYQRPKLATNGGPGMRAIFLGSGHRSCGTGVFLPQRAGTNFQPSKRPACAPILLPARVVQALNLNVQALGVLISPPQVQRYNPRCREAYNNNSTEKKSDQKDASKQCRFISQNECSSPEIFLPKEWTY is encoded by the exons ATGGCTGCTATTCATGATGATGGTCAAGTTGGTTTTGAAGAAGGAATGCTATGGTTACCCTCTCATGTTCTGGACGAGGCATGCGACACTAAG GTATGTTTGAGGAACCGCCACCAAAAGCTCCAAAACCATCAGCAAATGCATCAGAAGCGTCATCATAAATCACCTGGAGAACCAAAATCACAG TACTCAAAATCTGCGTATCAAAGGCCAAAACTTGCCACCAATGGTGGACCTGGAATGCGAGCTATTTTCTTAGGATCCGGGCATAGATCATGTGGCACTGGCGTATTTTTACCCCAAAGAGCAGGCACAAACTTTCAACCAAGCAAGAGGCCAG CCTGTGCTCCTATCCTCCTTCCAGCTCGAGTTGTTCAAGCTCTAAATCTTAATGTGCAAGCATTAGGTGTGCTGATTTCACCCCCGCAAG TTCAGAGATATAACCCGAGATGCAGAGAAGCATACAATAATAATTcaacagaaaagaaaagtgatcaGAAAGATGCGTCCAAGCAATGTCGTTTTATTTCTCAAAACGAATGTTCTTCTCCAGAGATATTTCTCCCAAAGGAATGGACTTACTAG